TACCGATGTTTTCAACTACATCGAAAGTGAATTGAAAGCTATTGATGGCGACCTGGGCGCTCCGCGTTTCTCTTACGGCCATGCCGATAAGGCGGTTGCATGGACGCTGCTTGCCAAACTATACCTGAATGCAAAAGTATATACTGGTACCGACCGCAGCGCTGATGCCGTTACCTATGCAAGTAAAGTAATAACTGATGGTGGTTATACTTTAGAGCCACATTTCAAAGATCTGTTCCTTGCCGACAACAATACTTCTAACGAGATCATCTTCCCTATCGAGTCGGATGGCTTACACACTCAAGGCTATGGCGGGATGACTTACATCGTGCATGCATCGGTAGGCGGTAATATGAACAAAACTGATTACGGGATCGCCTCAGGTGGCTGGGCCGGCTTGCGCACTACGCCGCAATATGTGGCATTGTTTCCTGACCCAAGCGGTAACAGCGATAAGCGCGCTATGTTCTTTACCGATGGCCAGAAATTGGATATTGCAGATGAGTACACTTTCAATGATGGTTATGCTATCACGAAATTTAAAAACGTAACCAAAGCAGGCGTAGCCGGCAGTGATCCAACCGGCACTTTTGTCGATACTGATTTCCCGATGTTCAGGTTGGCTGATGTTTACCTGATGTATGCCGAAGGTGTGTTACGCGGCGGTGGCGGCGATTTAGGCACAGCGCTTACTTATGTAAACATGGTACGTACCAGGGCATACGATGGCGATGTTTCGGGCGATATTACTGCCGGACAATTGACTCTGCCGTTCATCCTGGATGAAAGGGGCCGTGAGCTTTTGTTTGAAGGCCATCGCAGAACTGACCTTATCCGCTTCAATAAATTTACTTCCGGTGATTATACCTGGCAATGGAAAGGCGCGACTCATAACGGTACTGGTGTTGAAGACTACCGCAACCTGATGCCGATACCATCAACAGATATTATTAACAACCCTACCTTGAAGCAAAATCCTGGTTATAATTGATTTGACCCATAAATAGGTAAGTGTTTTAAATTAAAAGAGATAAAATGAAAACATTATTAACGAAACTTTTAGCCATCGGCAGCATTGCGCTGCTGATGCTGCCTTCGTGCAAAAAAGATGAGAAAAAGGTGTACGCGACAAATGTAGCTACGTCAGGGTTACAGGCATCATCTACTACGCTTGTACTGACCAAGGCCGACCTGACAAAAACAGCGGTGACCTTTAACCTTACCCAGGCCGATTTTGGCTATTCGGCGGCTATCAAAAATGTACTGCAGATAGACGCACCCGATGACAACTTTGCGAATCCGAAAGAATTTAATATTAGCGGCAAAGTTACTACGCAGGCTTTCACAACCCTCGATTTTAATAATTTAGTATTGGCATTGAATTTACCAACCGGCGTTGCATCACCCGTTCAGGCACGTATTAAATCGTCAATAAGCGCTACAGTTGCTCCGGTATATTCAAATGTGGTTTCACTTACTGTTACACCGTTTGCTTTAACAGCATTTGTGTATGTCCCCGGAGCTTACCAGGGCTGGAACCCCGCAGCTGCGGACAGTTTAGAATCTGCGACAGGTAACGGCGTTTATACCGGTGTGATCAACTTTACCGGAGGCGACCTGAATTTCAAGATCACTTCCAACAGAGACTGGAACCATACAAACTATGGCGATGCCGGTGGTGGAACGGTAAGCGGCTCTGGGGGTAATCTTTTAGCCCCAGCAGGCGGCAATATACAGATTAACTTAGATCTCAACGCGAACACCATCGTAATGACTCCTGTTCAGTGGAGCATCATCGGCGATGCCACACCAGGAGGTTGGGGAGGCGATACCGATATGCAGTTTGACAATGCTCACCAAATGTGGGTAGTGACTGCAAACCTTACCGCTGGAGGTAATATCAAATTCCGTTTGAACCATGACTGGGGAACTAATCTTGGTGGGTCCGACGGTACTTTATCTCTCAACGGAGCAAACATACCTATTGCTGCAGATGGTAGCTACAAGATCACACTTGATGTGAATGCAAATACTTACACTATTACTAAACAATAAGATAATAACAGAGAGTTGATTGATTGAAGCCCGTTCCCGGTTATACCGGGGCGGGTTTTTTGTTTGAACACAACTGCAGGATTTGCAAGATTACGGATGCTAAATGAAAAGGCTCCTGAAGTTTTAAAACAACGGGAGCCTTCTTTGAGAATTTAATCGGTTATGACCGATATAAACCAGGTTATCTGCTTTTTATATCCACGTACTCCCTGTTCACCTTGCCTACATATATTTGGCGCGGGCGGCCGATAGGCTCTTTGTGTTCTTTCATTTCTTTCCACTGCGCTATCCAGCCCGGCAGCCGGCCAAGGGCAAACAAAACGGTAAACATGTCTGTCGGGAAGCCCAGTGCACGATAGATAATGCCTGAATAAAAATCCACGTTCGGGTACAGTTTACGCTCGATAAAGTAATTGTCTTTTAAGGCTACCTCTTCCAGCTTTTTGGCTATCTCCAGCACCTCATCATCTATACCTAATTTTTCGAGGATATCATCACAGGCCTTTTTAATGATCTTTGCACGCGGATCGAAATTCTTATAAACCCGGTGACCGAAGCCCATCAGGCGGAAAGTATCATTCTTGTCTTTGGCTTTTTTGATCCATTTATCGGTGTCTCCCCCATCTTCTTTTATCTTTTCCAGCATTTCTATCACAGCCTGGTTCGCCCCGCCATGCAGCGGCCCCCAAAGGGCCGATATACCTGCCGACACCGACGCGTAAATGTTCGACTCCGACGATCCTACGATCCGTACGGTCGAAGTAGAACAATTCTGCTCATGATCGGCATGCAGGATAAGCAGTGTATTCATGGCGCTTACAATAACCGGATCTATCTCGATCTCTTCTGTGCGCTGACCAAAGGTCATGTGCAGAAAATTGGTTACGTAATCATATTTGTTACGGGGATATATAAAGGGATGCCCAAGCGATTTTTTATATATCCACGAAACTATCGTCGCCATTTTTCCCAGCATCTTGATGATGCTCAGGTCGAGTTCGGCTTCGCTTTGGTTCGATTTTAACGACTCCGGGTAAAATGCCGACAGTGAACACACCAGCGACGATAATTGCCCCATTGGGTGTGATTTTGACGGAAAACCATCAAAAAACTTCTTCATATCCTCGTGCACCAGTGTGTGGCGGCTGATATGAAGCTGGAAATCGGCCAATTGCTTTTCGGTAGGCAATTCGCCATAAATAAGCAGGTAAGCCACCTCTATAAAACTTGACTTTGAAGCAAGCTGCTCAATAGGGTAACCGCGATATTTTAGCACACCAAGCTCGCCATCCAAAAATGTAATGGCGCTTTGCGTGGCACCGGTATTTTTATAACCAATATCGAGCGTTACATAACCCGTCTGATCGCGCAGCTTTGAAATATCGATGGCTTTTTCGCCTTCGGTTCCTTCAATAACCGGGAAATCATAGGTCTTATCTCCTATTTTTAATTGTGCAGTTTCCGACATAGATGTTTTCTTTAGCGTAGCAAATGTAAATAAATCCGTGTTATATAAGGGCCGGCAAGGTTTACAATTTGTAAAAAAGTTGATTGAATAACATGGATGGTCGGAAAATTCGCATAAGTCCGAAAGTCAGCCAGTAACGTTATTGCAAACAAACTTCCGGACTTAGTAACGTTCGGATCAATTGGACCTTATGGCCTCGACAGGATCGAGCCTTGAAGCCGAATAAGCCGGGATAATGCCCGAAATGATGCCTATACCAATGGATGTGGACATACCAAGAATTATATTGCCGATATCCAGTACCACTTTAATGTCCACTGCGGCTTGCACGGCCATGGTGCCAAGATAAACCAGGCCCAGCCCGATCACTCCGCCCAGCAGGCAAAGTACAATAGCCTCTATCAGGAACTGAAGTAATATGAAATAGTTTTTTGCACCAAGCGACTTTTGTATACCAATGATATTGGTACGCTCCTTTACCGAAACAAACATGATATTGGCTATACCGAATCCGCCTACCAGCAGCGAGAAGCCCCCGATTATCCACCCGGCTGTGTTAAGCACGCCGAATATCTGGTCGAGCTGGTTTGAAATAAGTGTTGCCCTGTTCAGCGAAAAATTATCTTCCTGCCCGGGCTGTATACGTCTTATGGATCGCATCAAACCCTCCAGTTCGCTTTCAACATCCAGGTCGGTCAAACCCGGCTTTCCTTTAACAATAATGGTGGGCTGATATTGATTGGCCTGCACATCTATTACGTCCCTGGCAAAATTAAGAGGCACCAATACCGCGTTATCGTCCGAATTGCCAAACAGGTCCTTACCTTCCTTGGCAAATACACCGATCACCGTAACATAACGCCCCATAACCTTTATCTGCTTACCGATGGGACTGCCCGACGGAAAGAGGTTGGTAGCGATATCGTAGCCGATAAGCGCAACAGGCGCCCCGGTACGCGAGTCGATCTCGGTAAAATAGCGGCCCTCGCTGAGGTCAAAGTTCCAAACTTTATCATGATCTTGTGTCACCGCGTTTATCTGCGCCCCTTCGGCTGTGTGATCCTGGTATTTAATCGTGCGGTCGCCGATGCCGATTTCATAACTAATAGCGGCGGCTGTCTGGCTGCGGCGCTGCAACTGGTCGAAATCCCTCAGTTTGGGATCGGGGCGCTGCAGATACTTCCACCACGGGAAATCATCGCCGCCTATCCATGGCCATTTTTGCACATAAACGCTATTACCGCCAAGCTTATTGACGCTTTTTTGAAGATTGGCCCGCAGCGTGTCAACGGCCGATAATACACCAATTACTGTAAAAATACCGATGGTAACCCCCAGCAGCGACAACAGGGTGCGCAGTTTATTTTGCCTTAAGGCATCAAATGCAAAACGGAAGCTTTCCCGCGAGAGTTTTAAAATGATCATAGAGTCAGTATTACACCGATTTTATTTTGATTACACCGATCATGATCCTGGCATGACGGTATATTTATTGTAAATCAAATTTGAAAAAATGCTGTTACTTGTTTAGACGATAGGTGACTAATTAAGTTACACAAGTATATACTTTAAGTTTTTAATAACAGTTTTAAAAAAATACGGTGTAATCAATACCAGCGTAATCAGTGCAATCCTTTAAAAAATAATCGGCGCAATCGTAAAAAATATTCGTACATTTGCGCCCTAAAAATCCATTAGATAAAGCATGAAATTATCTCAATTTAAATTCAATCTCCCCGATTCATTAATTGCACACACACCTGCCGGCACACGGGACGAAGCGCGCCTGATGGTATTACACAAGGATTCTGGTAAAATTGAGCATAAAATATTCAGGGATGTGCTGGATTATTTTGATGATAAGGATGTAATGATCCTGAACAACACCAAGGTATTCCCTGCCCGCATGTACGGTAATAAAGAAAAGACCGGTGCAACCATCGAAGTATTCCTGTTAAGGGAGCTTAATAAAGAATTGCGCCTGTGGGACGTATTGGTTGATCCCGCACGTAAAATACGCGTAGGCAATAAACTTTATTTTGGCGACGACGACCTGCTGATAGCCGAAGTTGTGGACAATACCACCTCGCGCGGCCGCACCATCCGCTTCCTGTTCGACGGGACGGATGAAGAATTCCGCCGTAATGTTGAGATACTCGGCGAAACACCGCTGCCAAAATACATCAAGCGCAAAGCTACTCCCGAAGATAAGGAACGCTATCAAACTATATTTGCCAAGCACGAAGGTGCTGTCGCGGCGCCCACCGCCGGTTTGCACTTTAGCCGCGAGCTGATGAAACGCCTTGAATTGAAAGGTGTCGAATTTGCCGAAGTCACACTGCATGTCGGCCTGGGAACTTTCCGCCCGGTTGAGGTGGAGGACCTCACCAAGCATAAAATGGACTCGGAACAATTTATTATCGAGCAAAAGCAGGCTGATATTGTAAACCGTGGCATCGAGGCAAAAAAACGCATCTGTGCTGTTGGCACCACTTCTATGCGGGCCATTGAGTCGGCAGTGTCGGCCAGCAAAACTTTGAAGCCGGCTAACGACTGGACCAGCAAGTTCATTTTCCCGCCGTACGACTTCAGCATCGCAAACTCGATGATCACCAACTTCCACACCCCTGAGTCGACTTTATTGATGATGGTTTGTGCATTCGGCGGTTACGAAAATGTAATGCATGCTTATGAAGTTGCTGTGAAAGAGAAATACCGCTTTTACAGCTATGGCGATGCCATGCTGATGATTTAATAAGATTTGAGCTATTAGATGTGGGATTTGATTTTATCTGAATCTCGATTACAAATGAGGCTATTATGAGCGATCCGAATCTCACATCTCAAATCCAGAATCCCAAATCCAAACACTACGCCATTATCGTGGCCGGCGGGTCGGGCACCCGCATGCGGTCCTCGGTTCCCAAACAGTACCTGCTATTGAATGGCATTCCCCTGCTAATGCATACCATCAATGCATTTAATGCGTGTGCAACAAAGCCGGGCATTATTTTAGTACTGCACCCCGAATCGCACGATTACTGGAACCAATTGTGTAAAGAGCATAATTTCACGGTTCCGCACCAATTGGTAAGCGGTGGCGAAACACGCTTCCACTCGGTAAGGAACGGTATAAATATGATAGAGGACGACGATGCTATTGTCGCCATTCACGATGCAGTAAGGCCGCTGGTGACCTGTGCCATCATTGACGAATCGTATGAATGCGCGGAAAAGTATGGCAACGCCATTGTTGCGGTTAAAAGCCGCGATTCGGTAAGGCAGATCAGGGACAACCGATCACAAAGCCTCAACCGCGATAATATTTACCTTATCCAAACCCCGCAAACCTTCCAGGCCGCGCAGTTAAAAAATGCCTACAAACAGGTTTACCAGGAAAGCTTTACCGACGACGCCAGCGTCGTAGAACAAACGGGCGTTAATATCAACCTGATAGGCGGCAGCCACCAGAATATCAAGATAACTTTTCCCGAAGATATTGCTATTGCGGAGTTCCTTTTAAAACAATAGCCACTCCCCTTTCGAGGAATGGCTATTATAAAGCTCAGGGCAGAACCGGTCAGGCCCGCCTGATGACGCCAAGCAGTAACGCGATAATGGCAATAACCAAAAGCACGTGTATTATGCCGCCGGCCGAATAAGCAAAAAATCCTATTGCCCAACCTATTATCAGGATAACGGCAATGATGTATAGTAAACCTCTCATAGTATAAATGTTTTGATTAGATAATGTTTTTATCATAAACTCAAAACATTCCAAAAGGTTTTATAAAACAAAAAGCCCCGAAAGTTCAGGGCTCCTGTAGTTATGCCGGGATATTAGTATTCGTCTTCGTTGAAGAAGAAGTCGTCTTTTGTTGGGTAATCAGGCCATATTTCCTCAATATTCTCATACGGCTCACCGTCGTCTTCCAGTGCCTGCAGGTTTTCAATAACCTCGACGGGCGCTCCCGAACGGATAGCATAATCGATCAATTCATCCTTTGTTGCCGGCCATGGAGCATCTTCGAGGTGTGATGCTAATTCAAGTGTCCAATACATATATTTAAATCTATAAGGTTATATTTTAAATTTTGGCAAAAGTATAATATTTTTAAATTGATTATCAAATAATTTTTTCCAAAAATTTACACACGCGGTATCCACTGGTTTTCTGCTATCTTTTGGTCGTTTGCTATCTTCCGGCCAAGGGTAAACAGGTAATCGCTTAACCTGTTCAGATAGACGATCACCTTTTCATCGACATTGCTTTCGGTTGCCAGATGAACGGCCAGCCGCTCGGCCCGGCGGCATACGCAGCGGGCAATATGGCAAAATGATATAGCATTGTTACCGCCCGGTAAGATAAAGTGGCGCAATTCGGGCAATTGTTCATTTATTGCGTCCATCTCCTTTTCAAGCAATTCTATATCCGCTTCGTGCAGGTCGGGTATTATCATTTTTGATCTTTCGGGATCCGAGGCCAGCGAAGAGCCGATAGTGAACAGCCTGTCCTGCACCTCTTTCAACAGACCCTTATCATGCTCCGTAATATCCTGGTCGCGTATCATGCCGACATACGAGTTCAATTCATCCACTGTACCGTAGCTTTCGATACGCAGATGATATTTAGGCACACGCGTACCCCCGATGAGCGAGGTTAGCCCTTTGTCGCCCGTTTTTGTGTATATCTTCATTTTGATTTCGAAATCCGAAAGTACAATTTCCGGTTTACTTATTAAATCTATTAGCTATTCGATTGAAAACTCTTAGGAGTTATTAATGTTATTAAATTTGACACTGATAAATACTGCTGCTGCAGCCTGTCCGATGAAGGTATTCCGATCTATATACAAGGCCACTTTTTTATTGTTGTCCTTCCTATTTCTGTTAAGCTTTAAATGCAGCGATGCCCACACATCACCTGCAGCGGTCAACGTTCCGGTGCGAAATTTCCTGAGCGAGAAACAATTTAACGACCTGTTCCCGATGCGTGATAAATTCTATACCTATGCTGCTTTTATGAAAGCCATCAATAATATGGGGGCCATCAAAATAAAAGTAACGAAACGCGCCGTATCGGTTTACCAGATCATACGTACCGATAAAAAAACGGGGAAATCAGCCATCGTAAGGCAGGACGA
Above is a window of Mucilaginibacter ginsenosidivorans DNA encoding:
- a CDS encoding lmo0937 family membrane protein, with the translated sequence MRGLLYIIAVILIIGWAIGFFAYSAGGIIHVLLVIAIIALLLGVIRRA
- a CDS encoding DUF2795 domain-containing protein codes for the protein MYWTLELASHLEDAPWPATKDELIDYAIRSGAPVEVIENLQALEDDGEPYENIEEIWPDYPTKDDFFFNEDEY
- a CDS encoding citrate synthase, which produces MSETAQLKIGDKTYDFPVIEGTEGEKAIDISKLRDQTGYVTLDIGYKNTGATQSAITFLDGELGVLKYRGYPIEQLASKSSFIEVAYLLIYGELPTEKQLADFQLHISRHTLVHEDMKKFFDGFPSKSHPMGQLSSLVCSLSAFYPESLKSNQSEAELDLSIIKMLGKMATIVSWIYKKSLGHPFIYPRNKYDYVTNFLHMTFGQRTEEIEIDPVIVSAMNTLLILHADHEQNCSTSTVRIVGSSESNIYASVSAGISALWGPLHGGANQAVIEMLEKIKEDGGDTDKWIKKAKDKNDTFRLMGFGHRVYKNFDPRAKIIKKACDDILEKLGIDDEVLEIAKKLEEVALKDNYFIERKLYPNVDFYSGIIYRALGFPTDMFTVLFALGRLPGWIAQWKEMKEHKEPIGRPRQIYVGKVNREYVDIKSR
- a CDS encoding 2-C-methyl-D-erythritol 4-phosphate cytidylyltransferase, giving the protein MSDPNLTSQIQNPKSKHYAIIVAGGSGTRMRSSVPKQYLLLNGIPLLMHTINAFNACATKPGIILVLHPESHDYWNQLCKEHNFTVPHQLVSGGETRFHSVRNGINMIEDDDAIVAIHDAVRPLVTCAIIDESYECAEKYGNAIVAVKSRDSVRQIRDNRSQSLNRDNIYLIQTPQTFQAAQLKNAYKQVYQESFTDDASVVEQTGVNINLIGGSHQNIKITFPEDIAIAEFLLKQ
- a CDS encoding ABC transporter permease; translated protein: MIILKLSRESFRFAFDALRQNKLRTLLSLLGVTIGIFTVIGVLSAVDTLRANLQKSVNKLGGNSVYVQKWPWIGGDDFPWWKYLQRPDPKLRDFDQLQRRSQTAAAISYEIGIGDRTIKYQDHTAEGAQINAVTQDHDKVWNFDLSEGRYFTEIDSRTGAPVALIGYDIATNLFPSGSPIGKQIKVMGRYVTVIGVFAKEGKDLFGNSDDNAVLVPLNFARDVIDVQANQYQPTIIVKGKPGLTDLDVESELEGLMRSIRRIQPGQEDNFSLNRATLISNQLDQIFGVLNTAGWIIGGFSLLVGGFGIANIMFVSVKERTNIIGIQKSLGAKNYFILLQFLIEAIVLCLLGGVIGLGLVYLGTMAVQAAVDIKVVLDIGNIILGMSTSIGIGIISGIIPAYSASRLDPVEAIRSN
- a CDS encoding RagB/SusD family nutrient uptake outer membrane protein, with translation MKVRNIRLLATITVIGVAVTITSCKKNLVPIGQVTTASVYKDFGNYQQVLAKLYTAYALSGQQGPAGNPDIAGIDEGFGNYLREYFNMQELTTDEAQIVWNDGTVHTLHDMTWNNQCEFIRAMYDRIYYEISLDNEFIRNTTDAELAKNGITGSDATTAKQYRAEARFLRALSYWHAIDLFGNVPFVTEADNVGVFFPKQASRTDVFNYIESELKAIDGDLGAPRFSYGHADKAVAWTLLAKLYLNAKVYTGTDRSADAVTYASKVITDGGYTLEPHFKDLFLADNNTSNEIIFPIESDGLHTQGYGGMTYIVHASVGGNMNKTDYGIASGGWAGLRTTPQYVALFPDPSGNSDKRAMFFTDGQKLDIADEYTFNDGYAITKFKNVTKAGVAGSDPTGTFVDTDFPMFRLADVYLMYAEGVLRGGGGDLGTALTYVNMVRTRAYDGDVSGDITAGQLTLPFILDERGRELLFEGHRRTDLIRFNKFTSGDYTWQWKGATHNGTGVEDYRNLMPIPSTDIINNPTLKQNPGYN
- a CDS encoding cob(I)yrinic acid a,c-diamide adenosyltransferase encodes the protein MKIYTKTGDKGLTSLIGGTRVPKYHLRIESYGTVDELNSYVGMIRDQDITEHDKGLLKEVQDRLFTIGSSLASDPERSKMIIPDLHEADIELLEKEMDAINEQLPELRHFILPGGNNAISFCHIARCVCRRAERLAVHLATESNVDEKVIVYLNRLSDYLFTLGRKIANDQKIAENQWIPRV
- a CDS encoding SusE domain-containing protein codes for the protein MKTLLTKLLAIGSIALLMLPSCKKDEKKVYATNVATSGLQASSTTLVLTKADLTKTAVTFNLTQADFGYSAAIKNVLQIDAPDDNFANPKEFNISGKVTTQAFTTLDFNNLVLALNLPTGVASPVQARIKSSISATVAPVYSNVVSLTVTPFALTAFVYVPGAYQGWNPAAADSLESATGNGVYTGVINFTGGDLNFKITSNRDWNHTNYGDAGGGTVSGSGGNLLAPAGGNIQINLDLNANTIVMTPVQWSIIGDATPGGWGGDTDMQFDNAHQMWVVTANLTAGGNIKFRLNHDWGTNLGGSDGTLSLNGANIPIAADGSYKITLDVNANTYTITKQ
- the queA gene encoding tRNA preQ1(34) S-adenosylmethionine ribosyltransferase-isomerase QueA — protein: MKLSQFKFNLPDSLIAHTPAGTRDEARLMVLHKDSGKIEHKIFRDVLDYFDDKDVMILNNTKVFPARMYGNKEKTGATIEVFLLRELNKELRLWDVLVDPARKIRVGNKLYFGDDDLLIAEVVDNTTSRGRTIRFLFDGTDEEFRRNVEILGETPLPKYIKRKATPEDKERYQTIFAKHEGAVAAPTAGLHFSRELMKRLELKGVEFAEVTLHVGLGTFRPVEVEDLTKHKMDSEQFIIEQKQADIVNRGIEAKKRICAVGTTSMRAIESAVSASKTLKPANDWTSKFIFPPYDFSIANSMITNFHTPESTLLMMVCAFGGYENVMHAYEVAVKEKYRFYSYGDAMLMI